In Alteromonas naphthalenivorans, one DNA window encodes the following:
- the uvrC gene encoding excinuclease ABC subunit UvrC, producing MSAFDSAAFLKNLTSQPGVYRMYNAQEEVIYVGKAKNLKKRVSSYFRMNVDNAKTRSLVLQIANMDVTVVNSETEAFLLENNFIKKYKPRYNVVMRDDKSYPFIFLSDHQHPRLSFHRGPQKKKGEYFGPYPSAGAVRESLRSMQRIFPVRQCEDSYYRARSRPCLQYQMQRCSAPCVEGYVSDEEYNEQIDLARLFLKGKNQQVIGTLVDKMEKASEALNFEAAARYRDQINTLRKVQERQWVAGTQDEMDVFGFAVKGNMACIQVMFIRDSQLLGSKAFFPKVPNTADEQEIFESFLLQFYLAGNKLIPKQMVFASALSDEDAIADLLSGEAGYRVNFFKGAREEKRRYLELAQANAETALETQYGEQKSVFARYLDLETALELDAPLQRMECFDISHTSGEQTVASCVVFNREGPLKSDYRRYNIEGITPGDDYAAMAQALKRRYKSVKEVQKIPDLLLIDGGKGQLSQAETFFEDWPHDKKPMLLGVAKGTTRKPGLETIILADSHDTVPMDSHSPALHLIQHIRDESHRFAITGHRNRRQKVKTTSSLETIPGVGAKRRQTLLKYMGGLQGLKKASKDEIASVPGISKELADTIYDHLHL from the coding sequence ATGTCTGCATTTGATTCCGCAGCGTTTCTCAAAAATTTAACTTCTCAACCTGGCGTATACAGAATGTATAACGCCCAGGAAGAAGTCATTTATGTGGGTAAAGCAAAAAACCTTAAAAAGCGTGTTTCTAGCTATTTTCGAATGAATGTCGATAATGCAAAAACACGCTCATTGGTATTGCAAATTGCCAATATGGATGTCACCGTTGTAAATAGCGAAACAGAAGCATTTTTGCTAGAAAATAACTTCATCAAGAAGTACAAGCCACGTTATAACGTGGTTATGCGTGACGATAAATCCTACCCTTTTATATTCCTATCTGATCACCAGCATCCACGTTTATCGTTTCACCGCGGCCCGCAAAAGAAAAAGGGCGAATATTTTGGTCCTTATCCTAGTGCGGGGGCCGTTCGTGAAAGTCTGCGTTCTATGCAGCGTATTTTTCCAGTACGCCAATGTGAAGACAGTTACTACCGCGCTAGAAGTCGCCCTTGTTTGCAATATCAAATGCAACGATGCAGTGCACCTTGTGTTGAAGGTTACGTTAGCGACGAAGAGTATAACGAGCAGATAGACCTCGCTAGGCTATTCCTAAAAGGTAAAAACCAACAAGTCATTGGTACCTTGGTAGATAAAATGGAAAAGGCCAGCGAAGCACTAAACTTTGAAGCTGCCGCACGTTATCGCGATCAAATCAACACGCTTCGCAAAGTACAAGAGCGCCAATGGGTAGCCGGTACCCAAGATGAAATGGACGTATTTGGTTTTGCGGTAAAAGGCAATATGGCGTGTATTCAGGTGATGTTTATTCGTGACAGCCAACTTTTAGGCAGCAAGGCGTTTTTCCCAAAAGTGCCGAACACGGCCGATGAACAAGAAATATTCGAATCCTTCTTATTGCAGTTCTACTTAGCGGGCAACAAACTTATACCTAAGCAAATGGTATTTGCCAGTGCGTTGTCTGATGAAGACGCGATAGCCGATTTACTTAGCGGTGAAGCCGGATACCGTGTAAATTTCTTTAAAGGTGCACGTGAAGAGAAACGCCGTTACTTGGAACTAGCACAAGCCAATGCTGAAACCGCACTAGAGACCCAGTACGGCGAACAAAAGTCGGTATTTGCCCGATATCTCGATTTAGAAACGGCGCTTGAATTAGATGCGCCATTACAGCGTATGGAATGTTTCGACATAAGCCACACCTCCGGCGAACAAACCGTGGCCTCTTGCGTGGTGTTTAATCGTGAAGGCCCGCTTAAAAGCGATTACCGCCGCTATAATATTGAGGGCATTACGCCCGGTGATGATTACGCCGCTATGGCACAAGCCCTTAAACGTCGCTATAAATCGGTTAAAGAAGTACAAAAGATCCCTGATTTACTGCTTATTGATGGCGGTAAAGGGCAGTTGTCGCAAGCTGAAACTTTCTTTGAAGATTGGCCGCATGATAAAAAGCCTATGTTATTAGGTGTAGCGAAAGGTACAACCCGTAAGCCGGGGTTAGAAACTATTATATTGGCCGATAGCCACGACACCGTGCCTATGGACAGCCACTCACCCGCATTGCATCTTATTCAGCATATAAGAGATGAATCTCACCGCTTTGCTATTACTGGGCACAGAAACCGCCGTCAAAAGG
- a CDS encoding pirin family protein has product MQYIRKGSERGNVNLGWLNSKHSFSFGQYYDANHMGFSALRVFNDDIVQPGRGFETHGHRDMEIISFVVSGALKHKDSTGNDYVIPAGDIQVMSAGKGIRHSEMNASDKEEVNFIQIWIEPNVTGVQPAYLQKSVSDKNGLELLVSESGQDGSLKINQDARISKLALSRGESFDLAVESSPTLGAGYLHIVKGELTVNDVKSDKMTTLTKGDAIGLGLGQKVVVLANEEALALWFDLPPVG; this is encoded by the coding sequence ATGCAATACATTCGAAAAGGTAGCGAACGAGGTAACGTTAATCTTGGTTGGCTTAACAGCAAACATAGCTTTTCATTTGGCCAGTACTATGATGCCAATCATATGGGGTTTTCTGCACTTAGGGTATTTAACGACGATATCGTACAGCCGGGCAGAGGCTTTGAAACCCATGGGCACCGGGACATGGAAATCATTTCTTTTGTGGTAAGCGGTGCGTTAAAACACAAAGACAGTACGGGTAACGACTACGTTATACCTGCTGGTGATATCCAAGTGATGAGTGCAGGGAAGGGCATTCGGCATTCTGAAATGAATGCGTCTGATAAGGAGGAAGTTAATTTTATTCAAATTTGGATTGAGCCTAACGTAACGGGTGTTCAGCCGGCCTACTTACAGAAATCGGTTAGTGATAAAAACGGATTAGAGCTTCTTGTCAGTGAATCGGGGCAAGACGGCTCGTTAAAAATTAATCAAGATGCACGTATTAGTAAACTGGCCCTTAGCCGAGGGGAAAGTTTCGACTTGGCCGTTGAATCTTCGCCAACCTTGGGGGCTGGCTATTTGCATATTGTGAAAGGTGAATTAACCGTTAACGATGTTAAGTCAGACAAGATGACTACCTTAACAAAAGGCGATGCAATAGGGTTAGGCTTGGGGCAAAAGGTAGTGGTTTTGGCCAATGAAGAAGCACTTGCGCTTTGGTTTGATTTGCCTCCTGTAGGCTAA
- the uvrY gene encoding UvrY/SirA/GacA family response regulator transcription factor: MIKIILADDHDLVRRGIRRILEDVVDFSIIAEAKNGEDAVQLCRKNAPDVVLMDVNMPGIGGLEATKRIVRMSENTRVICLSMHKESPIPMQVMNAGAFGFLTKDAEPEEVIRAIHKVVGGQKYIDSEVANSIAIDKLSPNSDNPFNDLSDRELSIALRLTKGKRVPDIATELSINAKTVNTYRYRMFEKLGVTTDVELTHLALRHKLIDSNLL; encoded by the coding sequence GTGATAAAAATAATCCTAGCAGATGACCATGATTTGGTCAGAAGAGGGATCCGCCGAATTCTGGAAGATGTCGTAGATTTTTCAATCATAGCTGAAGCTAAAAATGGCGAAGATGCCGTACAGCTATGTCGAAAAAACGCTCCAGATGTGGTGCTCATGGACGTAAATATGCCCGGTATTGGCGGGCTAGAAGCAACCAAACGCATTGTGCGGATGTCAGAGAACACCCGCGTAATTTGTTTGTCTATGCATAAAGAAAGCCCCATACCTATGCAGGTAATGAATGCTGGCGCGTTCGGCTTCTTAACGAAAGATGCCGAACCTGAAGAAGTTATTCGTGCCATTCATAAAGTGGTTGGTGGGCAAAAGTATATCGATAGTGAAGTTGCGAACAGCATCGCCATCGATAAGCTTTCCCCAAATTCAGACAATCCGTTCAATGACTTATCAGATAGAGAGTTAAGTATTGCGCTTCGCCTCACCAAGGGCAAGCGTGTACCTGATATTGCTACTGAACTAAGCATTAACGCAAAAACCGTCAATACATACCGTTATCGTATGTTTGAAAAGTTAGGCGTAACCACTGATGTGGAATTAACCCACTTAGCGCTTCGCCACAAACTCATCGATTCGAATTTGCTTTAG